DNA from Cyprinus carpio isolate SPL01 chromosome B3, ASM1834038v1, whole genome shotgun sequence:
TCTCTAGTGTTGAGATCGACTGAGGCGCACTTCTAATGACGTCATCCATCCTGAACAACGCCTTCAGCTCCACAAGAGACATGGTGCAAGGAAGATCCCTGAGGAAAGAAGCGGAGTGAGGAGTGCTGGATTTATTCTGTTAAATCAACAAGCGCGAGCGAGAGTGAACTCAGCTGACCTCTTGTTGAAGAGTATGAGTACAGCAGCAGACTGCAGCGGCTCCGCAGAGAGAACAGACAGCAGCTGGACACAAGACGACGAGATCTGGACAATGTTGGCACAGTCCACCACAAACTGAAATGAGTTAAGAACATGAAGAGAAACACGATCGCATTGTAAATGTACCTCCAGTCTCTCTCAAGGACTCTTTAAAGAAATGAAGAGAAATCCAGACAAAACTTAAGCAATCTTCACATCCAGTGTACAACAAACAAAGCTATTATCTATTTTGATTTCTGTACTATTTTTAAAGCAACCACACAATGGACT
Protein-coding regions in this window:
- the LOC109078766 gene encoding ADP-ribosylation factor-like protein 16 isoform X3 translates to MVPGLMHVGTNLTDLILRKRKITVRELGGCMGPIWPKYYSDCRSVIFVVDCANIVQISSSCVQLLSVLSAEPLQSAAVLILFNKRDLPCTMSLVELKALFRMDDVIRSAPQSISTLEISARSGQGLQEALSWLFSNRSHDTG